The following proteins come from a genomic window of Blastococcus sp. HT6-30:
- a CDS encoding IspD/TarI family cytidylyltransferase, with translation MYSLVLLNGGSGRRMGADRPKQFLTVNGLPILVYSLVAVDAVPEIDQIVLNYPEGWREEVEGIVRDYAIQTPVDYVTAGVTRQESVAAALHLCTNDAVVLHEAARPLVRSADFSRLIDAPERNVSYMIPIPFTVAPVDPRTRAVTGYLERDGLRNVQLPQKFDLADLKRAHAFAAGQDVVYTEDATLMAAAGLSVHYIDGKDTNIKVTTPTDIHLAVSLLHGETEDE, from the coding sequence GTGTACTCACTCGTCCTGCTTAACGGTGGCAGCGGCCGCCGCATGGGCGCCGACCGGCCGAAGCAGTTCCTCACGGTCAACGGCCTGCCGATCCTCGTGTACTCGCTCGTCGCCGTGGACGCCGTGCCCGAGATCGACCAGATCGTCCTGAACTACCCGGAGGGCTGGCGCGAGGAGGTGGAGGGCATCGTCCGCGACTACGCCATCCAGACGCCGGTCGACTATGTGACGGCTGGAGTCACCAGGCAGGAGTCGGTCGCCGCCGCACTGCATCTGTGCACGAACGACGCAGTCGTCCTGCACGAGGCGGCACGGCCCCTCGTGCGCTCGGCCGACTTCAGCCGGCTGATCGACGCGCCCGAGCGCAACGTGAGCTACATGATCCCGATCCCGTTCACCGTCGCTCCGGTGGATCCGCGGACGCGGGCGGTCACCGGCTACCTGGAGCGGGACGGGCTGCGCAACGTCCAGCTGCCGCAGAAGTTCGACCTGGCCGACCTCAAGCGGGCGCACGCCTTCGCCGCCGGGCAGGACGTGGTCTATACCGAGGACGCCACCCTCATGGCGGCGGCCGGGCTGTCGGTGCACTACATCGACGGCAAGGACACCAACATCAAGGTGACCACGCCGACCGACATCCACCTCGCGGTGTCCCTGCTGCACGGGGAGACCGAGGATGAGTGA
- a CDS encoding acyltransferase: MTAARRQAPAAWERLRVVDSLRFAAALAVVGFHYTGRDSVAWSESVRDVFPFLSRFTIYGGFGPYLFFMISGFVILMSTWGRSVPSFVGSRIGRLYPAYWFAVVLTALVLVTNRSILADWDAVGLPGAALNLTMFQSAFGVPHLDGAFWTLWVELKFYLLLLGMALIGITRERMLALCLVWPVLGALAARWNSPLLTELLVPKYAPFFCIGILIYLLHREGWSAATGLLLAMNYCFALWVCAAHYIPWSVRVAGAPVSFRALVVLLTLCVAALAVATLTRVSRVDWRWLTFLGALTYPLYVIHQVSGWVLLNRLGTVLPAYAALTLVMALMLVLAYLVHRYVERPFGGRLRRAVERDLYRTPARREPIAGGHDGTVHPAGAGRSRPLPPLPSSRVPVERSGDLLDPVPPGPGRR, encoded by the coding sequence GTGACCGCAGCACGCCGGCAGGCACCAGCAGCGTGGGAGCGGCTGCGGGTGGTGGACAGCCTGCGCTTCGCCGCCGCGCTGGCAGTGGTCGGCTTCCACTACACCGGCCGGGACAGCGTGGCGTGGTCCGAGAGCGTCCGCGACGTCTTCCCGTTCCTGAGCCGGTTCACCATCTACGGCGGCTTCGGCCCCTACCTGTTCTTCATGATCAGCGGGTTCGTGATCCTGATGAGCACCTGGGGCCGGTCCGTGCCGTCGTTCGTCGGTTCCCGCATCGGTCGGCTGTACCCCGCGTACTGGTTCGCCGTCGTGCTCACCGCGCTGGTCCTGGTCACCAACCGGTCGATCCTCGCCGACTGGGACGCCGTGGGGCTGCCCGGCGCCGCACTGAACCTGACCATGTTCCAGTCCGCCTTCGGCGTCCCGCACCTGGACGGCGCCTTCTGGACCCTGTGGGTGGAGCTGAAGTTCTACCTGCTGCTCCTCGGCATGGCGCTCATCGGCATCACCCGGGAGCGAATGCTCGCGCTATGCCTGGTCTGGCCGGTCCTGGGCGCGCTGGCCGCCCGCTGGAACTCCCCGCTGCTCACCGAGCTGCTCGTCCCGAAGTACGCGCCGTTCTTCTGCATCGGCATCCTGATCTACCTCCTGCACCGCGAGGGCTGGAGCGCCGCCACCGGCCTGCTGCTGGCCATGAACTACTGCTTCGCGCTGTGGGTGTGCGCCGCCCACTACATCCCCTGGTCGGTGCGGGTGGCCGGCGCCCCGGTGTCCTTCCGCGCGCTCGTCGTCCTGCTCACCCTGTGCGTCGCCGCCCTCGCGGTGGCCACGCTGACGCGGGTCAGCCGGGTGGACTGGCGCTGGCTGACCTTCCTCGGCGCGCTGACCTACCCGCTCTACGTCATCCACCAGGTGAGCGGCTGGGTGCTGCTCAACCGCCTGGGAACGGTCCTGCCCGCGTACGCCGCGCTGACCCTCGTCATGGCCCTGATGCTGGTGCTCGCCTACCTGGTGCACCGGTACGTCGAGCGGCCCTTCGGCGGCCGGCTGCGGCGTGCGGTGGAGCGCGACCTGTACCGGACGCCGGCCCGGCGGGAGCCGATCGCCGGTGGCCACGACGGCACGGTGCACCCCGCCGGTGCCGGCCGGTCGCGTCCGCTGCCCCCGCTGCCCTCCTCGCGGGTGCCCGTGGAGCGGTCCGGTGACCTGCTGGACCCCGTCCCCCCCGGTCCCGGGCGGCGCTGA
- the meaB gene encoding methylmalonyl Co-A mutase-associated GTPase MeaB translates to MGREVDVPALVEGVLAGDRRVMARAITLVESRRADHREKAQELLVELLPHAGGARRVGISGVPGVGKSTFIDQLGVDLTAGGSKVAVLAVDPSSARSGGSILGDKTRMARLAVDPHAFIRPSPTSGTLGGVAQATRESMVVVEAAGYDVVLVETVGVGQSEITVAEMVDSFLFLTIARTGDQLQGIKRGILEIADVIAVNKADGPAAADARKAARELSSAIRMLRGRGEPWDVPVLTCAGLTGEGMDEVWAKLVEHQDRAKASGAFDERRRTQQVRWTWQLVRDGLEHSLRAHPGVRAAVPELEKAVLAGELTPALAARQVLDAFLARPGASPSPGVS, encoded by the coding sequence ATGGGTCGTGAGGTCGACGTCCCGGCACTCGTCGAGGGGGTGCTCGCCGGGGACCGGAGGGTGATGGCGCGCGCCATCACGCTGGTGGAGTCCCGGCGGGCCGACCACCGGGAGAAGGCGCAGGAGTTGCTGGTGGAGCTGCTTCCGCACGCCGGGGGAGCGCGCCGGGTCGGCATCAGCGGGGTGCCCGGGGTCGGGAAGTCCACCTTCATCGACCAGCTCGGGGTGGACCTCACGGCCGGCGGGTCGAAGGTCGCGGTGCTTGCCGTCGACCCGTCGTCGGCCCGCTCCGGCGGCTCCATCCTCGGCGACAAGACGCGCATGGCCCGGCTGGCCGTCGACCCGCACGCCTTCATCCGGCCGTCCCCGACCTCGGGCACGCTCGGCGGGGTCGCGCAGGCCACCCGCGAGTCGATGGTCGTCGTAGAGGCGGCCGGCTACGACGTCGTCCTGGTGGAGACCGTCGGCGTCGGCCAGTCGGAGATCACCGTCGCGGAGATGGTGGACTCGTTCCTCTTCCTGACCATCGCGCGCACCGGTGACCAACTGCAGGGCATCAAGCGCGGCATCCTCGAGATCGCCGACGTCATCGCCGTGAACAAGGCCGACGGGCCCGCGGCCGCCGACGCCCGCAAGGCGGCGCGAGAGCTCTCCTCGGCGATCCGGATGCTGCGCGGCCGGGGCGAGCCGTGGGACGTGCCGGTGCTCACCTGCGCCGGCCTGACCGGCGAGGGCATGGACGAGGTGTGGGCCAAGCTCGTCGAGCACCAGGACCGGGCGAAGGCGTCCGGGGCCTTCGACGAGCGCCGCCGCACCCAGCAGGTGCGCTGGACCTGGCAGCTGGTGCGCGACGGGCTCGAGCACTCGCTGCGGGCGCACCCCGGCGTGCGCGCCGCCGTCCCCGAGCTCGAGAAGGCGGTGCTGGCCGGGGAGCTCACCCCCGCGCTGGCCGCCCGGCAGGTCCTGGACGCCTTCCTCGCCCGGCCCGGGGCTTCGCCGTCCCCGGGCGTCTCCTGA
- a CDS encoding gamma-glutamylcyclotransferase family protein, which produces MGLYAAYGSNMDPAQMVRRCPSSPHAGTGWIRGWRLTFGGEELGWEGALATLVPADDDDGPGGGATGVFVALYDLTEADEQALDAWEGADSGLYRRVHLRVHSLGGAT; this is translated from the coding sequence ATGGGCCTCTACGCCGCCTACGGGTCGAACATGGATCCTGCCCAGATGGTCCGCCGCTGTCCGTCGTCGCCGCACGCCGGCACCGGCTGGATCCGCGGCTGGCGGCTGACCTTCGGCGGTGAGGAGCTCGGCTGGGAGGGCGCGCTCGCGACCCTCGTGCCCGCCGACGACGACGACGGGCCGGGCGGGGGAGCGACCGGCGTGTTCGTCGCCCTGTACGACCTGACCGAGGCCGACGAGCAGGCGCTGGACGCCTGGGAGGGCGCCGACTCCGGCCTCTACCGCCGGGTGCACCTGCGGGTGCACAGCCTCGGGGGGGCGACGTAG
- a CDS encoding DUF6752 domain-containing protein, translating to MATSTTLRKLARTPAKRLRQAFVPEYEDLLREMREVRELHERREAETRHELHELRAQVEDFRTRVELVEDGLHEARRLSLRIAQLTDVVTELVLPLHDRDIDPSVFERLPEDTQ from the coding sequence TTGGCAACGTCGACCACGCTGAGGAAGCTGGCCCGGACCCCGGCCAAGCGTCTCCGTCAGGCCTTCGTCCCCGAGTACGAGGACCTGCTCAGGGAGATGCGCGAGGTCCGCGAGCTCCACGAGCGACGGGAGGCCGAGACCCGGCACGAGCTGCACGAGCTGCGTGCCCAGGTCGAGGACTTCCGAACGCGGGTGGAGCTGGTCGAGGACGGGCTGCACGAGGCGCGTCGGTTGAGCCTGCGGATCGCCCAGCTGACCGATGTGGTCACCGAGCTCGTCCTGCCGCTGCACGACCGGGACATCGACCCGTCGGTGTTCGAGCGCCTGCCCGAGGACACCCAGTGA
- the scpA gene encoding methylmalonyl-CoA mutase, whose product MSSIPDFGSVELGRPSGGSGSSNAGPDDWAKAFEEATGRGVAEAAWETPEGISVPPLYTPADLEGLDFLETLPGLPPFLRGPYPTMYTTQPWTIRQYAGFSTAAESNAFYRRNLAAGQKGLSIAFDLPTHRGYDSDHPRVPGDVGMAGVAIDSILDMRQLFDGIPLDKMSVSMTMNGAVLPVLALYIVAAEEQGVEPGELTGTIQNDILKEFMVRNTYIYPPKPSMQIISDIFAFTSQRMPKFNSISISGYHIQEAGATADLELAYTLADGVEYLKAGQAAGMDVDAFAPRLSFFWAIGMNFFMEVAKLRAGRLLWAKLVKEAGAKNPKSLSLRTHSQTSGWSLTAQDVYNNVVRTCLEAMAATQGHTQSLHTNALDEALALPTDFSARIARNTQLMLQQESGTTRVVDPWGGSAYVEKLTYDLARRAWAHIQEVAEHGGMAQAIDDGIPKLRIEEAAARTQARIDSGRQPVIGVNKYRVDADEAIEVLKVDNADVLAQQKAKLEQLRADRDGRAVTEALGRLTDAARAAAEGRRGNDLDTNLLKLAVDAARAKATVGEISDALEAVYGRHAGQVRTISGVYRDEAGASGPMEETRRMAEEFAEAEGRRPRILVAKMGQDGHDRGQKVIATAFADLGFDVDVGPLFQTPDEVARQAVEADVHVVGVSSLAAGHLTLVPALRDALAGLGADDVLIVVGGVIPPDDVPPLKEMGAAAVFPPGTVIAEAAQELLRTLSERLGH is encoded by the coding sequence ATGAGCAGCATCCCCGACTTCGGTTCCGTCGAGCTCGGCCGGCCGTCGGGCGGCAGCGGCTCCTCGAACGCAGGGCCCGACGACTGGGCCAAGGCGTTCGAGGAGGCGACCGGGCGCGGCGTGGCCGAGGCCGCCTGGGAGACGCCGGAGGGCATCTCCGTCCCGCCGCTGTACACCCCGGCCGACCTCGAGGGCCTGGACTTCCTCGAGACGCTGCCCGGGCTGCCGCCGTTCCTGCGCGGCCCCTACCCGACGATGTACACCACGCAGCCGTGGACGATCCGCCAGTACGCGGGCTTCTCCACCGCCGCGGAGTCCAACGCGTTCTACCGGCGCAACCTCGCCGCCGGGCAGAAGGGCCTGTCGATCGCCTTCGACCTGCCCACCCACCGCGGCTACGACTCCGACCACCCCCGCGTGCCCGGGGACGTCGGCATGGCGGGGGTCGCGATCGACTCGATCCTGGACATGCGGCAGCTGTTCGACGGCATCCCGCTGGACAAGATGTCGGTGTCCATGACGATGAACGGCGCCGTGCTGCCGGTGCTGGCGCTCTACATCGTGGCGGCCGAGGAGCAGGGGGTGGAGCCGGGTGAGCTGACCGGCACCATCCAGAACGACATCCTCAAAGAGTTCATGGTGCGGAACACCTACATCTACCCGCCCAAGCCCTCGATGCAGATCATCAGCGACATCTTCGCGTTCACCTCGCAGCGGATGCCGAAGTTCAACTCCATCTCGATCTCCGGCTACCACATCCAGGAGGCCGGGGCGACGGCCGACCTGGAGCTGGCGTACACGCTGGCCGACGGCGTCGAGTACCTGAAGGCCGGCCAGGCCGCCGGGATGGACGTCGACGCGTTCGCCCCGCGGCTCTCGTTCTTCTGGGCCATCGGCATGAACTTCTTCATGGAGGTCGCGAAGCTCCGGGCCGGGCGGCTGCTGTGGGCGAAGCTGGTGAAGGAGGCGGGGGCGAAGAACCCGAAGTCGCTCTCGCTGCGGACCCACTCGCAGACCTCGGGCTGGTCGCTGACCGCGCAGGACGTCTACAACAACGTCGTCCGCACCTGCCTGGAGGCGATGGCCGCCACCCAGGGGCACACGCAGTCGCTGCACACCAACGCCCTCGACGAGGCGCTCGCGCTGCCCACCGACTTCTCCGCGCGGATCGCCCGCAACACCCAGCTGATGCTGCAGCAGGAGTCGGGGACCACCCGCGTCGTCGACCCGTGGGGCGGCTCGGCCTACGTGGAGAAGCTCACCTACGACCTCGCCCGCCGCGCCTGGGCGCACATCCAGGAGGTCGCCGAGCACGGCGGCATGGCGCAGGCCATCGACGACGGCATCCCGAAGCTCCGGATCGAGGAGGCGGCCGCCCGCACGCAGGCGCGGATCGACTCCGGTCGCCAGCCGGTGATCGGAGTCAACAAGTACCGGGTCGACGCCGACGAGGCGATCGAGGTGCTCAAGGTCGACAACGCCGACGTGCTCGCCCAGCAGAAGGCGAAGCTCGAGCAGCTGCGGGCCGACCGCGACGGCCGTGCCGTCACCGAGGCGCTGGGCCGGCTGACCGACGCCGCCCGCGCCGCCGCAGAGGGGCGCCGCGGCAACGACCTCGACACCAACCTGCTGAAGCTGGCCGTCGACGCCGCGCGGGCGAAGGCCACCGTCGGGGAGATCTCCGACGCGCTCGAGGCCGTCTACGGGCGGCACGCCGGCCAGGTGCGCACGATCTCCGGCGTGTACCGCGACGAGGCGGGAGCATCGGGCCCCATGGAGGAGACCCGCCGCATGGCCGAGGAGTTCGCCGAGGCCGAGGGCCGCCGGCCGCGCATCCTCGTGGCCAAGATGGGCCAGGACGGGCACGACCGCGGGCAGAAGGTCATCGCCACCGCATTCGCCGACCTCGGCTTCGACGTCGACGTGGGCCCGTTGTTCCAGACGCCGGACGAGGTCGCCCGGCAGGCGGTGGAGGCCGACGTGCACGTCGTCGGCGTCTCCTCGCTGGCCGCGGGGCACCTCACGCTGGTGCCCGCGCTGCGCGACGCGCTGGCCGGGCTCGGTGCCGACGACGTGCTGATCGTCGTCGGTGGCGTCATCCCCCCCGACGACGTGCCGCCCCTCAAGGAGATGGGCGCGGCCGCGGTCTTCCCGCCCGGCACGGTCATCGCCGAGGCGGCCCAGGAGCTGCTGCGGACGCTGTCCGAGCGCCTGGGTCACTGA
- a CDS encoding LicD family protein — translation MDGEGLSFDSSAPDLSRVVDLLLDDRRIWSFRVETADPLGEEPDRRRLPWPSPLIPFLDGVAEFALRPVDGGSDIPRTTARLGCGEGSIRFVDPHGAPLMINKWGNLGHALSDYDPGMVTRLLDHVDRVRAILAEHSDLDVYVTGGTLLGPYRDGRVMPQDDDADLAYLSRHSHPADVILEAFQLGRLLAGADITVVRCSAGHLQLHFSHEGRPDGYVDIFTGWIDDLGWWYQVFPVRSRVRRDQLLPIRTIDVEGRPEPMCREPEVMLEAIYGPHWATPDPSFRFRLPTATAQRMYGWLSDQHMDRAVWRNYYRYSTVTASAAKPSDYAQWLAGRLPPGGPVLELGAGQGGDALWLAEQGHRVEAIDYVDSVMTDAQRVAEERGLPARFRVRNLYDPRRALTLGGEIAARREPVTVYARGLLASFVTVGRPNLWRLLAMVLRNGGQAHLDNPQESWAPQYGLGRPLHIEMPLDVLAGEMAPYGLRIDEVHPAEEPHEHTPWSADTRLLPTTRMVISWQRRPR, via the coding sequence GTGGACGGCGAAGGACTCAGCTTCGACTCTTCGGCTCCTGACCTGTCCCGGGTCGTCGACCTGCTTCTCGACGACCGCCGCATCTGGTCCTTCCGGGTGGAGACGGCCGACCCGCTCGGGGAGGAGCCCGACCGGCGGCGGTTGCCGTGGCCGTCACCGCTCATCCCGTTCCTCGACGGTGTCGCCGAGTTCGCCCTCCGCCCGGTGGACGGCGGGAGCGACATCCCGCGGACCACGGCCCGGCTGGGGTGCGGCGAAGGCTCCATCCGCTTCGTCGATCCCCACGGCGCCCCCCTCATGATCAACAAGTGGGGGAACCTCGGGCACGCTCTGTCCGACTACGACCCCGGCATGGTGACGCGGCTGCTCGACCACGTGGACCGCGTGCGCGCGATTCTCGCCGAGCACAGCGACCTCGACGTCTACGTGACCGGCGGCACCCTGCTCGGACCGTACCGGGACGGGCGGGTCATGCCGCAGGACGACGACGCCGATCTCGCCTACCTCAGCCGGCACAGCCACCCGGCGGACGTCATCCTGGAGGCCTTCCAGCTGGGCCGGCTGCTCGCCGGCGCCGACATCACCGTCGTCCGGTGCTCGGCAGGCCACCTTCAACTCCACTTCTCGCACGAGGGCCGGCCCGACGGCTACGTGGACATCTTCACCGGCTGGATCGACGACCTCGGGTGGTGGTACCAGGTCTTCCCCGTCCGAAGTCGGGTACGCCGGGATCAGTTGCTGCCCATCAGGACGATCGACGTCGAGGGGCGCCCCGAGCCGATGTGCCGGGAGCCGGAGGTCATGCTCGAGGCCATCTACGGGCCGCACTGGGCCACCCCCGACCCCTCCTTCCGGTTCCGCCTCCCCACGGCCACCGCGCAGCGGATGTACGGCTGGCTGTCCGACCAGCACATGGACCGGGCCGTCTGGCGAAACTATTACCGGTACAGCACCGTCACGGCCTCCGCCGCCAAGCCGTCGGACTACGCGCAGTGGTTGGCCGGCCGCCTGCCGCCCGGTGGCCCCGTGCTGGAGCTGGGAGCCGGGCAGGGCGGTGATGCCCTCTGGCTGGCCGAGCAGGGCCACCGGGTCGAAGCGATCGACTACGTCGACTCGGTGATGACCGACGCGCAGCGGGTCGCCGAGGAGCGGGGGCTCCCCGCCCGGTTCCGGGTACGCAACCTCTACGACCCTCGCCGGGCACTGACCCTCGGCGGCGAGATCGCCGCCCGCCGGGAGCCGGTCACCGTCTACGCACGCGGCCTGCTCGCCTCTTTCGTCACCGTCGGCCGCCCCAACCTCTGGCGACTGCTGGCCATGGTGCTCCGCAACGGCGGGCAGGCCCACCTGGACAACCCGCAGGAGAGCTGGGCACCCCAGTACGGACTGGGCCGGCCGCTGCACATCGAGATGCCGCTGGACGTGCTGGCCGGCGAGATGGCCCCCTACGGCCTGCGCATCGACGAGGTGCACCCGGCGGAGGAGCCGCACGAGCACACGCCCTGGAGCGCCGACACCCGGCTGCTCCCGACGACGAGAATGGTGATCTCTTGGCAACGTCGACCACGCTGA
- a CDS encoding methylmalonyl-CoA mutase family protein, translating to MSSTDQQTSSGQGSAPADAEVPAEHEVPEALALAGEFDAVTRDQWRDLVAGVLRKAGRESLPDPVEDALRRPVAPGVTVAPLYTAGDAGDLPTAVGVPGLPPFVRGARPSGGPAGSAEVTAAGGAEGGAPGGWDVRQRHAHPDVAVTREAIAADLENGVTSLWLVVGDGAIPAASLGDVLADVYLDLAPVGVQGGLAAAEAFLALVEGRTDLAPGGSLGLDPLGVQAASGEEQDLSGLAGVARRAAAHVGLRTVVVDGTVFHDAGASVVEELGCSLAAGVAYLRALTEAGLSVDEAAAALEFRYSASADQFTTIAALRAARRLWDRVGEVSGASAEVRGQRQHAVTSSVMTTRRDPWVNMLRTTVACFAAGVGGADAVTVQPFDAALGLPDAFSRRIARNTQSLLVEEGHLARVLDPAGGSWYVESLTDDLARAAWDWFTEIERAGGLSAALASGLVRNRIAQAWDARAKRLATRADAITGVSEFPNLTEKLPERQPAAEILPATGGLPRVRAAQEFEALRDAADAAMSSRSGERPAVYLATIGPIARHTARATFAGNLFQAGGLATPAGDGAGGFADAGTTVACICGTDKDYAGHAAGLARELRAAGATQVWLAGKPDLAVDGVDGYVFAGCDALAALRTVHAELGLEGVQA from the coding sequence ATGAGTTCCACCGACCAGCAGACCAGCAGCGGTCAGGGAAGCGCACCGGCCGACGCCGAGGTACCGGCCGAGCACGAGGTGCCCGAGGCCCTGGCGCTCGCGGGCGAGTTCGACGCGGTGACCCGCGACCAGTGGCGCGACCTCGTCGCCGGCGTGCTTCGCAAGGCCGGCCGCGAGAGCCTCCCCGACCCGGTCGAGGACGCGCTGCGCCGCCCGGTCGCCCCCGGCGTCACGGTCGCCCCCCTGTACACCGCCGGGGACGCCGGCGACCTCCCGACCGCCGTCGGCGTCCCCGGACTGCCGCCGTTCGTCCGCGGTGCCCGCCCGTCCGGAGGCCCGGCCGGATCGGCCGAGGTCACCGCCGCCGGTGGGGCCGAGGGCGGCGCGCCCGGCGGATGGGACGTCCGGCAGCGGCACGCGCACCCCGACGTCGCCGTGACCCGGGAGGCGATCGCCGCCGACCTGGAGAACGGCGTCACCTCCCTGTGGCTGGTGGTCGGGGACGGCGCGATCCCTGCGGCGTCCCTCGGGGACGTCCTCGCCGACGTCTACCTCGACCTGGCACCGGTCGGCGTCCAGGGCGGGCTCGCGGCGGCCGAGGCGTTCCTCGCGCTGGTCGAGGGGCGCACCGACCTGGCCCCCGGCGGCTCGCTGGGCCTGGACCCGCTCGGCGTCCAGGCCGCCTCCGGTGAGGAGCAGGATCTTTCCGGGCTGGCCGGGGTCGCCCGCCGTGCGGCGGCGCACGTCGGCCTGCGGACCGTCGTCGTCGACGGCACCGTGTTCCACGACGCCGGGGCGTCGGTGGTCGAGGAGCTCGGCTGCTCGCTGGCCGCCGGGGTGGCGTACCTGCGGGCGCTGACCGAGGCCGGTCTGTCGGTCGACGAGGCGGCCGCCGCGCTGGAGTTCCGCTACTCGGCCAGCGCCGACCAGTTCACGACCATCGCGGCGCTGCGCGCGGCCCGCCGGCTGTGGGACCGGGTCGGCGAGGTCAGCGGCGCCTCGGCGGAGGTGCGCGGCCAGCGCCAGCACGCCGTCACCTCGTCGGTGATGACGACGAGGCGCGACCCGTGGGTGAACATGCTGCGCACGACCGTCGCCTGCTTCGCCGCGGGCGTGGGCGGCGCGGACGCCGTCACGGTGCAGCCGTTCGACGCCGCGCTCGGGCTGCCCGACGCCTTCTCCCGCCGGATCGCGCGCAACACCCAGAGCCTGCTGGTGGAGGAGGGGCACCTCGCCCGCGTCCTCGACCCGGCCGGCGGCTCCTGGTACGTGGAGTCGCTCACCGACGACCTGGCCCGCGCGGCGTGGGACTGGTTCACCGAGATCGAGCGGGCCGGCGGGCTGTCCGCGGCACTGGCCTCCGGCCTGGTGCGGAACCGCATCGCCCAGGCGTGGGACGCCCGCGCGAAGCGGCTGGCCACCCGCGCCGACGCGATCACCGGCGTGAGCGAGTTCCCCAACCTGACCGAGAAGCTGCCCGAGCGGCAGCCGGCGGCGGAGATCCTGCCCGCCACCGGCGGTCTGCCGCGGGTCCGCGCGGCGCAGGAGTTCGAGGCGCTGCGCGACGCCGCCGACGCCGCCATGTCGTCGCGGAGCGGGGAGCGGCCCGCGGTCTACCTCGCCACGATCGGCCCGATCGCGCGGCACACCGCCCGCGCGACGTTCGCCGGCAACCTGTTCCAGGCCGGTGGCCTGGCGACGCCGGCCGGGGACGGCGCGGGCGGGTTCGCCGACGCGGGCACGACGGTGGCCTGCATCTGCGGCACCGACAAGGACTACGCCGGGCACGCCGCGGGCCTCGCCCGGGAGCTCAGGGCGGCCGGCGCCACGCAGGTGTGGCTGGCCGGCAAGCCGGACCTCGCCGTGGACGGGGTCGACGGCTACGTCTTCGCCGGGTGCGACGCACTCGCGGCGCTGCGGACGGTGCACGCCGAGCTGGGTCTCGAAGGAGTTCAGGCATGA
- a CDS encoding SDR family oxidoreductase, with protein MSDRRTVLVTGASKGIGLKTAVRFAARGDVDQLVLVARSSAAFDDAVSAVSAVSPDVQVTAHAFDLADRAGIPELMREVRSAHGNVDVLVNNAGYTNPQPIHQIPFEEFERTMAVNLYAPFTIVQELLHLGNKFDVIVNVASTAGIQGRSGWLTYSASKAAVINMSEVMREELAIYGTRVVCISPGRTATDLRRTLAPDEDPTTIMQPEHVAQVIEMLSTDVGRFVDSTNLVVRQ; from the coding sequence ATGAGTGACCGGCGCACCGTCCTGGTCACCGGGGCGTCCAAGGGCATCGGCCTGAAGACCGCCGTGCGCTTCGCGGCGCGGGGCGACGTGGACCAGCTGGTGCTGGTCGCCCGCAGCTCGGCGGCGTTCGACGACGCCGTCTCGGCCGTCTCCGCCGTCAGCCCGGACGTGCAGGTCACCGCGCACGCGTTCGACCTGGCCGACCGGGCGGGCATCCCCGAGCTCATGCGTGAAGTGCGCTCGGCCCACGGCAACGTCGACGTCCTGGTCAACAACGCCGGCTACACCAACCCGCAGCCGATCCATCAGATCCCCTTCGAGGAGTTCGAGCGGACGATGGCGGTGAACCTGTACGCCCCGTTCACCATCGTCCAGGAGCTGCTGCACCTCGGGAACAAGTTCGACGTCATCGTCAACGTCGCGTCGACGGCGGGCATCCAGGGCCGCTCGGGCTGGCTGACCTACTCGGCGTCGAAGGCCGCGGTGATCAACATGAGCGAGGTCATGCGGGAGGAACTGGCCATCTACGGCACCCGCGTCGTCTGCATCTCCCCCGGCCGGACCGCCACCGACCTGCGCCGGACCCTGGCACCCGACGAGGACCCGACCACGATCATGCAGCCGGAGCACGTGGCGCAGGTGATCGAGATGCTGAGCACCGACGTCGGCCGGTTCGTCGACAGCACCAACCTGGTCGTCCGCCAGTGA